Proteins co-encoded in one Spirosoma endbachense genomic window:
- a CDS encoding manganese catalase family protein produces the protein MILKMDRLPIELPIPKNPSANDAAAIQELLGGKFGEMSTLMNYTFQSFNFRGRKKIRPFYDVIASIAGEEYGHIEVVSYAINLLLTGVTKRGHDPVSGPLADAANARNTYHYIASGQGALPVDSMGNFWNGQNVFSSGNLKLDLLHNFFLECGARGNKMRAYEMVTDPTARTMVGYLLVRGGLHIVAYAKALEKLTGVEVTKLLPIPDLSNNAFPEARKFMDQKLHLQLYTFSQEDYKQAGLIWNGPHPDDGQECVVIEGAIPGYPVPDLEEEPQLNAPGADDFDPQVFADMAKKMGIKYEY, from the coding sequence ATGATTTTAAAAATGGACCGGCTTCCTATTGAGTTGCCCATACCCAAAAACCCATCGGCCAATGATGCCGCAGCCATTCAGGAACTACTGGGTGGTAAATTCGGCGAGATGTCTACGCTGATGAATTACACTTTCCAGTCGTTTAACTTTAGAGGACGCAAGAAAATTCGGCCCTTTTATGATGTGATCGCCAGCATTGCAGGCGAAGAATATGGCCATATTGAAGTTGTATCCTACGCCATCAATCTATTGCTGACGGGTGTTACCAAGCGGGGGCATGACCCCGTATCCGGCCCCCTTGCCGATGCGGCTAATGCCCGGAATACGTATCATTACATTGCCAGTGGGCAGGGAGCACTCCCTGTCGATTCGATGGGTAATTTCTGGAACGGCCAGAATGTATTCAGTAGTGGTAATCTGAAACTGGATTTGTTGCATAACTTTTTTCTGGAATGTGGCGCACGGGGCAATAAAATGCGCGCCTATGAAATGGTAACTGACCCAACGGCACGCACGATGGTGGGCTATTTGCTAGTACGGGGCGGCCTACATATCGTTGCTTATGCCAAAGCATTAGAGAAATTAACTGGGGTGGAAGTTACCAAGCTCCTGCCAATTCCGGATTTAAGCAACAACGCCTTTCCCGAAGCCAGGAAGTTTATGGATCAGAAACTGCATTTGCAGTTGTATACCTTTAGTCAGGAGGATTATAAGCAGGCGGGACTGATCTGGAATGGTCCTCACCCCGATGATGGTCAGGAGTGCGTAGTGATCGAGGGAGCGATTCCGGGCTATCCCGTACCAGATTTAGAAGAAGAACCGCAACTCAACGCACCAGGCGCGGATGATTTTGATCCGCAGGTATTTGCCGATATGGCTAAGAAAATGGGGATTAAGTACGAGTATTAA